The Larus michahellis chromosome 14, bLarMic1.1, whole genome shotgun sequence genomic sequence CTCTCTCAAATACGACTGTGCAGATGTAATGCAGGAAGTTGTcttcattatttttgaaaatttgtttGACTTGCTGCCGCTTATGTCTGTATCCTTAATATTGTAAGGAATGGGATTAGTTGTATAAAGCGTGTTTCATCTCCAGCAAGTCACACTTGACTAGGAACACAAACTCACACTTGAGTTTGctaaattttttgtttctttctcagcAGCCAAATATATTCAGTTCatgctttgttttctgcaattATGGGAGATCACCATGCCCAGTGTCTACCCAGGAGGCATACAGGACATGAAAGCTGTTCTGGATAGCTTCCGTTGCCTTTAAAAAGGAGGCAGCCTAGATACTAGTTCTGTAGACCCAAAGGCAGAAACCTTGCGTGACTGTACACCCTAGAAAGTTCCTGTCTCTTTTGCTAACCACAGTTAATCTTCTGAAACAGGAGAGCTATATGCAATTTTATAAATACCTGAAGCTGTTGTGTTTGTAGTAGGCGTTTCTTCTGGTGCCGCCTCTGTGCCCACTGAGACCTTGGCCTGTGACAAGAGACCCCCTCACTGTACCTGGAGAGTTGTAGAGTTAGTATGGAAGTTGCCTGTTTGTACTGCAGTAAATGATTAACAGCTGATTTTCCTGCAAAGGTGTGGCTAATGTAATCAAAGGCTTTGAGGCTAGTCAGAAAGACCTAGTTCAGCTGTTGCTCAGACATTTCTTCCTCTCCATGGCTTTAGCCACTCGTggacctgttccagtgcttgtaAATGCCCACTACTTCGCCTGACTGGGGAAGGCTGCAGGTTGTGGTGTACAGAAGAGGGCTTTGTTTCCTGGATCCTGACTAGATCTGTATTGTAAGCTCCATTAGGAGATTGCCATACCTAAAATGAGACTATGAACAAGACTGCCCTCTGGTCCAAACTTCATCGTGACAGTTTAGGTGGATACGCTCATTACAGAGCCTTGCACTGCTATTAGCTGCAATAAAACTGACTCCCCGTTGCTTTCCTAACTGAAGAAGACCAGAGGGATGGTGCTAGAGCGAGacgggaggggagaaggaggagactGGTGTGTGAGACTCTGTGTGTGTAAAAGGGAAGTTGTTTTTCACAAGCCAAGCAAATCACTTTGAAACCAGAGGGATGATGTTACAGAATAGAAGCTATTCCATTAAGTTTTCAGTTCAACCACTTCTGATGGGGAGGCTGGCCTTGCCATCTCTTTTAGGTTCCTCGGGGAAAGAAACTATTTCAACACTTGTATCATCAGGACTGGAGTAACTGTATTCCCTTGCTGTTCCTTCTAGGCTCACTCAGGCTTTCACAACACCTACAGAAGTTGCTGTGTTTGAAGCAatctcaccttagtctgtgcTCTTCTGAATCCCTCTCTGCTTTTTGAAACTGAGAGGATCCATCCCCATTAGTGCTCAGGGCATTCTAGGTCCCTTTATATGGGTAATGATTGAAgccaaaaccacaaaagcttGTGTGGGTGGTGAGCAGGGACCCAAAACCTGGCATGTTTCTTGTCAACAGAAAATGAAGAGCTGCAGTAAGCTAGGGATTTGCTGGGCATCTCTCAGGCCAACCCGATCTGTTGTATGCAATAAGGCGACAGACACCACCCAGCCCAGACAAGCAATTGGCATATCTAAATACCAAGTATAGAAATAATCCGGCTGAGTACAATGGCACAAAGCAGAACATCAGGCCTGTGAGGTCCAGGCAAGTATGTAGAATTCGGTCCAAGGACCCCTCCTCTACTTGTGactgctcctctgctccagaaAGCCACCTGAATTCTTTAGAGAATTGCttaattttctctcctcttttttttttttttttttttttccagttctgtgtttATTCTCTGTTTCTAATTCAGGAACTTAGAGTGGCAGAGATAAGACAGGAGCCATTTCTCTTGTCCCCCTGCCTGGTATCTGTCAGTGGTTTAACTTGTAACACCACTGGGAAACATGTATTTGTAGCTTTTCCTGTTGAGATAAGGCCTGGCAGCTGGGTCCAAGTGACAGCGACCTGTCAGTCGTTGGTATGTTTCCAGCCTGCTGAGCTTCCTCCTGACTGTTAGCACAGACTGGTTCCATGCTGCTGAAACATTTCTCAATGGGATTCTGTTAATTCCTGTAGCTGGCACTGTCTGGCACAAGCTAGGGAAGAAAGTAAGCTCTGTTCTTTTCACGGGTCTTGTGACTTAGATACAGAAATGTCTGTTGAGTCTGTCTCCTGCAAAAGAGGTTCTGAGACTTCCTATGTCACCTTGATTGCCACCTGTTTGTAAGGGAAGTGAGCAAAGACATACCTGACAGAGGTAGTGTGATGCATCTCTGAATGTTGATTAGAGCAAATCGATGCCACGCTTGAGCTTATCCTAGCCTGACACATTGGTTGGGAGTGAAAGCTTTGGGACAGTGTAATAAAGGCCAGCGTTTTGTTAGTGTAACTGCGCATGCAGCAGCTTATACGAGTGCAGTCTTCTGTTGGCAGTTGTCAAGTCGGAGCTCAAATTTTACTTTCTAAGGAAAATCCTCATTTTCTGCTggcaagtttttctttttattaatttaaaattaacattgctggtttgaggattattttttttcttaaattttagactgttattttctgtgttataTATTCTCTATGGCTGCAGATATATTCCAATATGCAGCagtacaaaaatgcaaaatatctaAATCTAGTTTCTTTGCAAAAATTCAAGTGCATTAAATACATGAGAAGCTACTGATGTAATGTGCTTTTTACTAATTTGGGCGCCGGCATCAAAGAAGAGACGTTTCTTTACAAAGCTTCCATTTTTTGTCGCTTCTGAAGTGTGAAGAATATTGAAAAGCCCACTGTTATAAACTTGATTCTTTTCTCTCTAGCTAGATGTTGGCTGTGGTGTAATGGCATGTGTAATCCCTTTGACTCCTCTACACTTAGCAGTTGGAATGCAGGGGTAGATGACGACTTATCTGTATGCGTGTAACTTTTTATACCTTCTCATAAAGGTGGCTGGTTTCACATGTGGGGCTGAAAGTCCCGTGGGTTAGAGTTAGGTGCAGTATGATGTCTTTTGTTTGGCTGTCTCAGTTATGAAAGTCGTGGCCCGCGCCATAGCCTTGTACTTACATAAATCCCTTTCTGAAGTTCACTGAAGTGAAAACCAAACATACACAGTGGCTGCAGCATGGAAAAGGGATTTATTTGCACTTGTTAACTTCAGCCATACAGCCCATTCTTGGCTCTGCTTTGTCACAATGCCCACTGTCAGCTGCTGCATGTATACCCTGAAGTGACAGTTACCATACTGTATGTCACTCCTCTGAAATGCCTTTGTGTATGCTAATAAACATACCTCAGGCATAATGTTTATGTCCACTAAAACAAACTGCACACGGTGCAGGGAGTCAGGCAGATAGATCCCTCAAGTAAGGATAGGGATTTGTTCATCTCCTGTGACTCCCGTACTCTGTAAGTACCATTCACCTGCAATAAGCAGAAGAGCAGAACCACacggggagtggggagggagcaCATTTAGCAGCAGAATGGTCAAATTAAGCTGTAGCATTGGTGAgtttttcccttttgccttcaTCCTTCTGTTTACAAAGGGTATTGCACAtgatctgatttttctctttggcaATTTCACATCATTGTAACACTGATGAAATAAAGGAGGGAGCATTTGTTACCAGCTGTACTCAGAGCCTCAGCTGGCGCCTCTGGATCAGAAGGTCCGCAATTTGTTGTTTTCCGTAGACATCCCAGCTAAACGTGTCTGTTGCAGTGGCTTTTGAGAGAGCAGGTTTGGGCTTGATCCAAGATGTACTGAGCATGTGAACCTCCCAGTGATGTCAGTGGGTTTTGCTAGCGCCCAGCACCATCCTTCTGGATTAGCCACTTGTGAAGAGAACAGGCGCTGCCTAGCATGCGGCAGTGTAAGTGTTCTCTGCTTTGGTCTGCGGCTCCATGCTCCCAAAGGGAATCCTTGGCTGGCCCAGCTGCCGGGCTGTCACTGGGAAAGCAGGTCTGTTTTCTCAGCAGCATAGGTccatgcccccccaccccaccctagAAGAGGGAGGCAGTGATGGTAAAGTAGCGCTACCGTTCTGGTCACACCACAGAGCCCACTAGTGGCTGTCACAGAAAGAAGGAATTCCATGCTGTGATTTCTGGTCCTCTGAGTCATATTAATTAATATTGTTATTGCCATTTTCAGTGACCTAGTGTAGAAAGTCATTCCCATAGGACTGAATCATGATGTCCGTGCACGTCCTTTATAGTAGGTTGTGTAACCTCGTTGCACTTCATGAATGGGCAGCTGGGCGGACTTGGATCTTCCTACGTCTGTTGTCAGGACGTCCATCGCAGCTACAGCAGCTATAGCAGCAGCAACTGCAGGCAATGATCATGAGCAGCAGAACAGTAGCTGGGAAAGAGAAGCACAGGATATTGCTTCATGACGTAGATGCAATTACTGCAGAGTTACTCTATGTCTCCTCCAAGTTGTTTGGTGAGCAGCACAATGAACAAAGCCTGGTTTCTtgccaatattttatttattctttttcccctatatccccacctccctcctcctaaGTTCCTGCTCCCTTGTATTAGTTATCCATTTAATCTAGACAATCATTACCAGATATTTCATGATGTTAAGAGGTACATACCCAACCATACGGGGGTATATCTTTACCTGCCTAACGGGCTGTTGTTTTGGAGATGACATGCAGTAACTAAGTAGAGCTGTGTGCCTGGAAAGGATGGAGATGTAACTCTCCCCATAGTTGGGTCAGAAGCAACTCGAGATGATTTGATTAGTCAAACTGCCAGTTCCATTTCTGAAGACCGTGTGCAGTGTACCCTTTAGTGAGGACAGATACTTGTGACTGGGTTGGCTTTActctttcttctgtatttagCTTGAAAACATAGATATTTCAAATGTAgggttttgtttcagaaagcagtGGGCTAATGTACTGTTATTCTACACTAGGCGTAATGGTTGGTGTTGGGAGAGAGATATGTTAGTTTATCTGGAACAGAAAAGGATGACATGTTTAATCCTGCAGAACACGTAAGAGTGTGTGaacgtgcacgtgtgtgtgcatgtgttccTTAAAAGTCTGGAGCCGAGCTGCCAAGTTACCAGACCTGTGGGGAACCAGCTGTaggtatgaaaaaaataaagcagcaggtGTGTCTCTGAATTCCAGCCCAGGGAGGAGTGTCCAGGCTGGATACACACCCTTCCTTTTGGCTGGGAGCAAATTGTACGGCTTTGAGGGGGAGggcctgccttccttcctgctTGTTTTCCCATTGTCTAAACAAACTTCATCCCCTTGATCAAGCAGCTCTTTGTTATTCCTTCCATGCCATCCccacacagagcagcaggagggatcTTGCCATTACCAGAGGAGAATAAATAGGCTCATCTGAAGCATACTGGCTTCTACTGAACTAAGCACAGGAATGACACTCAGAGTCTCAGACTTTTAAGTGTCTTCTGTGTCAATGAGATGCCCTAATACCATTTGTGGTAAACAAATCTCCTGTGCATCAAAACATTGCAGCAGCTCTGGGTTGGTTAATATGCTGCTGTTTAAGCTAATGCTTAAATATAAGAGCTTTGGGGAAAGCTATGTTGTTGCCCATCGTGGTCTGCATTGCATGTAGAGATACACACTGTGCATTAAAAAATTACCTAGAAATTAAACTGGGCCTCAGagcacagcccagaaaaccacTGCCAACACCACCAACCCACCAACAAAGATTGTGGAGCAAGCTGCCCTTGTAGAAGAGAAGAGACATTCTGACACCCCTTTGCCTCCGCCAATAAACTCACCGATAAACAGGAGAACCACACAAAAGGACACAATCTCCACCGGGTCAGCCTTGGGCAGTTTCTGGAGCTTAAGGAGAAACTTCTCACCGATGGTTTGCATTTCCTTCAGAAAGCCTTCAGAAGACATTCTGGCTCAACCTCTCCAGGCTTTATGCTGTAGAAGAACCAAACAGAGAATACACCTTTTCACTGACTAATGCTAGGAAGCTGCCAGCCTTCTTATAGAGCTGGTGATCACAAGGAAAACAAGTTTATCTGGTCTCAGTCCTTGTTCCCAGTAGCTAAGGTGGAGGACTATTAATTGTCTACGTGTTTTGGcactattttaatttcaaaatctgGCTTTGAGGGTGCTTTTGACAGCTGCATTGTTCAGCAAAGGCGAAACGGTGTTTCTTCTAAAAGGACACTTACTTCAGCAGGCGTAGAGTTAGAACTGGACAGTGCCTGCCTTGGCTTTCACCCAATGaaagtcaattatttttttttccagttgtgctAACTTGTCCTTCCAGAAAGAAATGCAATTCTAACTTGACTTGAATTCCAAATGCTGAACTCTAGTAGTTTTCAGTTGTCTTTTACCGAGTAACACAAAGTAGACCCCCTTGAAGATTTCTTGCACTTTCAGCGACAGAAAGCCCCTTCAAAAACCAAGGCACTTATTTCAACACCTCACTACAATACCATTAATAATGTTTTATCAACCAGTTTTACTGAATGGTGATATTAAGAGCTAAAGTCTGTGTTCAGTGGGGACAGCTGGATGCTTTGCAAGTTCTTACAGATGACTGCATGTTTTATATGGTAAGGTAAAtgtaggtgtttttttcttttaagccacaGTTTGTTCTAATGGAGCAATATATGAATTGAACAGTGGATGTCCACCCATCACTGCTGGTGATGAGCAAAGGAAAAGCCCCTGGATCTGTCGGGGAGACACCTCCCTTGTGGAGCTaatccctcctgccctgcttaGTAATCTTACACTTTCTTCATTCTCAGAAAGAATGATCATCAGGAACTATTATTACTAAAAATATTAGCCTAGTCAAAGTTAGATGCCTCAGTTTTGCCACGAATATTTGCTGTTCTTTTGCCCTCTGAGCAAAATTTTGGAAGGTATTGCAACAAACAAACTTGCATGAGAGCTATGGAAGTTCAAATTTACTTCAGTCAGTAACTGGAACAGGATATTGTTGAGAGATCCACAGTTTCACCTAACAAACACAAGTGTTTGGACAGGTCAACGCTTGGATGGATTCTAATTCTTATGTCATTATTATATCAGAATGTACTAGCTCGCGTGTGTTCTAATAGTCAACACACTTTTATGGGACTTGAACCTTGCAATTTAATATCCTACTCTTGGTGATAACGCAAAGCCAAATGACCAAGACAGGGCTTCCAGAACAAGCCAGCTAGTTCATTACTGCACATCTGGTTTGGTTACTCAAACAAATGGATGCTTGGAGTTCAGTTTTTCTAAACACACTGAGGACAGAGAGACCTTGGATGTTTCTTTGCATGCTGGGCTTAAATACTACAGTGCCAagttaaattacattttgtatgtTTATGCAATTCAAAAagggttttctttgttcttttaaatcCAAGCTAAGGAATAAAAATCAGAACCAGCTGGTTTCTTAGGGGTGGGGGTGGATGGAAAGCCTACATCTACAGAAAGATCTCTGTGCAGCTTAGCAGGGAGGGATAGCTGTGGCCTTTTGACCTGAAAAGGTCACTTTTGAGACTAGGGTTAAATAGTTCTTTCCAGATGATTGCCATACCCCAAGCGAGCTGCTCCAGAAATGGCTGCTTTGTCCTTTGCACAGTACTGCGGGATTCTGTGTCAGCAGGTTTCCAGTTTTGTTTCCATTCCAAGAGATGGCGGTGCAGGCAGAGGTGAAGTGATTTGTGTCTTCTTCTCTTGGCTctagaagaaaaacttttttttttttttttaatacaaaaagagTATTTCTGGCTCTAACATTCTGAAAATGTTTGTTAACTTTGGAGGTGTTTCTGCCTGCCCAGAACCTCTCCTAGTAAGGAATCTGCTGTAACCTTTCGTGCCATGCTTTGGGCTGCACCAGAAGCAGCAATTATAAGAGCCAGGCTTCTGAAGTTTGGGTATACGGTGTAAAATTACTGATTAGGATTGT encodes the following:
- the SMIM5 gene encoding small integral membrane protein 5, yielding MSSEGFLKEMQTIGEKFLLKLQKLPKADPVEIVSFCVVLLFIATVLLLMIIACSCCCYSCCSCDGRPDNRRRKIQVRPAAHS